One Helianthus annuus cultivar XRQ/B chromosome 7, HanXRQr2.0-SUNRISE, whole genome shotgun sequence genomic region harbors:
- the LOC110866358 gene encoding protein RADIALIS-like 3 — protein MASSSLHSSSSWTPQENKLFERALAVYDRDTPDRWQKVARAVGGKTAEEVKRHYQVLIEDLRRIESGNVPFPNYRC, from the coding sequence ATGGCATCAAGCTCCTTGCATTCAAGCTCCAGCTGGACCCCCCAAGAAAACAAACTGTTTGAGCGCGCTCTCGCTGTATATGACAGAGACACCCCTGACCGGTGGCAGAAAGTTGCAAGAGCGGTTGGTGGGAAAACCGCCGAAGAAGTGAAGCGGCACTATCAAGTGCTCATTGAAGACCTTAGGCGCATTGAGTCGGGCAATGTTCCTTTTCCTAACTACAGATGTTAG